Below is a genomic region from Helianthus annuus cultivar XRQ/B chromosome 2, HanXRQr2.0-SUNRISE, whole genome shotgun sequence.
TTGAAACAAGTCacctttgacttatcgaaccctaatttctgatcAGGACCTGACAGACTACTTCTACccgtgatctccataaagcgttgtgctCTTCTAACTAGACTCGCCATGCACCACTTTATATCTATCAGTTCCagttcttccggatcgatctgatcgtaatcctctttagtcatatcgggattaccgatcctaccagcgaccaaaccttcataagcttCCAGTACTGATGCCAGTAACGCAatgtgctgcttggctgcattcTCGGTGATTTCATTCCCATTCTGGATATTAACCGCAATGTTACACTGCACACCGGACACAAATGTCTGTTGATTTGACcctgtagaactttgaggagaattcTGCTCTGAGACTTTAACATTTGGCTCATAGTTGGCAAATGGAGTCGACTGACTCGACTGATAGGCATTTGGAGCAGCAGATGAAGTGTTGGCAAATGGAGTCGACTGCACTAAACccggtttgaatcttcggactctgAACATTAGTAGCTGCCGGACTATTTTTGTAATACAAAGACACATCCTGTGGCATATTTGCTGAGttcatcttcttgatttttaccaactccaactcatgagcttcaattttctctataaacacgctcaaactatagttcacgaaatctgaactatttttcaacatcatcaagtacgttccccattcctcatagggaagcGCATCACATAACTTGTCTATCCACTCCTCATTCGTCTTTTCGATATtcaaccttctcatctctaccACCAAGTGACAATACCTCTCGATAAGCTGCTTTGTCGATTCACCTTTAATTCCCGTGAATATATTAAATTCTTTCTTTATCAATGCTTTCTTACTCTTGATCATCGAAGCACTGCCTTTGAATTTCTGTTCCAAAGCTTGCCATATCGACTGTGCACTATCATCATGTTGTAGCAGAACTAAAATAtcctcttttatcgcttgctgcagAATGCTAACCATCTTCTTTTCTGCTTTGAACTCGACCTGTTCCGCCTCTGTAAGACTTGCAATGGTCTTCAACATATTCAACCCGTCTACCGGAGGAACATACTTTCTTTTGATTTTTATCCAGCACTCTAGATGGTTGGCCTGCACCCAGTTTTTGAATCTCCCGgaccatcctgaatattcatccaaactcatcaacttaggaggtttcTGCATCGTTCCAAGCTCGTTTTCCATATTGACATTCTGAATGATGCTAGCAGGACTCTGAGTAACTCCTCCACTACCcgcaaacatgttgtaaaaatcttggctttccattttcagtcgtaacaaaaaaaaatttcaaacagTCTGAATGAGCGAACCACAGTGgctgaataagcgaaccacaatGACTTTCGAGCGAATCACAACTGTAACCAAGAGCGAACCAGAAGTTACCCTAAGAGCGAACCAGAAATGAGTACTTCGAGCGAACCAGGATGTTGCACTAagagcgaaccagacagttgactaTCGAGCGAACCACAGATGACACTGGAGCGGACCAGAGAGTTGACTATCGAGCGAACCATAGATGAcacatgagcggaccagaaaCAGCTTAAAATGTACGTTGGAGCGGtccagaaaagcgaaccagaaGCATGACGTAAGCGCGATCCAACTTCACGAGGGTTTTTGGGTCACTTTTAGGCCGTATTTTGATCCgaatctttcaagggtttgttattagtatgtTTTACACCTGTTGTCCAAGTTTCAGTCCATTTCCACCGTTCAAACAGTCCAAATCTACAAAAGTCCGTGTAAAACGCTTCGTATCTAGCAAACTaactcacaactggctctgataccaattgtaggaccggtttttcggccgttcgattgcgtaacgtacgtttcacgtgcggaatccgtgaacgtacgtgaccgaacacacaataatgTACTATTTAACGTGATTTTATTGAGAAATATGACAATTTCGGTACAAAAATCACGTTtacacaactttctctctctagactttctctctctagaatcttcCAAGTCTTCTCCTAATTCTCCCAAAAATCTTCACTAAAAAGtctaactaaaatcatgacataacctcctatttatatggtcaaggcaacttaatgaatgttctcattaattacaagtttgccaccttgccatttctaactaaatatgacattatgcgcttgatttctttcggcttctcactacgactcggattgacgaaggcgatagacaataaatgcatcaacaacgTCCGCATCTTTGCATACAAAGGGGGTGCAACATcactcacacgacgccgaccccgATATGGCGTCATCAGCTGCATCAGTTCCCACACACAGCTTTGAGATTGATCACGATATTGAGAATGATCCCgtttttccacctggttttgatccagaccatgacatggagttcatacacttagaccagcccttggaggattcTGTAGTCCCTATCGACCCTATGTttgttgatccagctgattttgagatggagtttgttgatccggagccggctgtggcccctgagccaggcgttgctcccgaccccgcattggagcatgaccctgttcatgccgatgcacctgctgttgctccttgattgatcatctgcttggacgagagaaaattggggtaactgtgcaggccaatttattattacgggggcccacgtaataacgacttgtagtgcacagaaatcctggtggactctgcgggtcaagctaatgaaaaccaatgtagcaggaaataactaaaACATGAATGACCAAGGCAATGTAGCCTCGAGTTCATCCTATtacaagcaacaagccaaattggcaagcctatgtgaaggctcagaaatttatCTCCCCACTCATgcattgagtatatttacgtgtaaaattgggtgattacatgatggcttatgatgctatgtatctcatagacaattgaaaTGTTGTCTAGCCCGCTTCATACCACTTcgacagaagagaatgccacccagacGTGTCACAGACACCAGTACACTGCCAAGgacagaagccgagctgcaagaacacatctcacaggcaaatgcacgacatgaagccctccgctctaagcacaACAATGGCATTActggaaataaccctccaactggctgcacctataagcagttcctgaactaCAAGCCTTTGAACTTTGACGGAACAGGAGGTGcagttgcatttgttcgttggtccgacaaggttgactccattctaagattGAGTAACGGttcaccccaacagagtgttCCCTATACCTCGGGGGGGTTATTTGTAGATGACACACTCTCATGATGGAACCTTCAGGTTTAGACCCTTGGCACAGATgttgcttatgcactgagctgggacgagcttaAAGGAATGATGGAGAAGAAATACAATTCTAGGGCTggaatccagaagcttgaggtggagttctggaattgaaaaggattgaacgattcatttggggacctGCACCCCATATCAGGGCATGGTTACTACCTCGAAGCCCTCAACTATTACAGAGGCTATCGATATGggtgatttatttataacatgagatgttatgtgttgatattgttgtataCTTACGTACACtctacttactatgacctgaccaacgtgaaccatcttttagaagatgccaccaagacgcgagaCGCGtatgcctaccaacgaggcagaacttcaaggaatcattgctgccgccatAGCGCAGTATGCAGCCTCAAACGGAGGAACGAGCGGGAGCCATTCAAGtaacaacgacaacaacaaccCGACTCATAGTAATGTCAAGTGACTTAAGACATATTAccatacatttggatatttatagcacgtccgttaataccatttgtatattctaatgtatgtgcagggtgcacgtaaaagcagttcctagactgcaagcCCGTGGACTTCGACGTCACCGGAGGTGCTATTGCTTTTGTAAGATGGGCCGAAAAGACGAAGTTTGTTCTCCCACtgagcaagtgcgctccagaccagcaagttacctacatttctgggctattcttggacggagccctgtcttggtggaacttacaaaTGCAAACTCTTGGTAAAGCCGCTGCTTACGCATTGACCTGGGCTGAGTTAAAGGAGTTGATGAGAAAGAAGTATTGTTCTCGTGCTGAGAtacaaaggttggagactgagtttTGGCATTTGAGGATGGACGGTCCCAAAATCGCGGAGTACCTTATATGGTGACACCGGAATTCAagcgaattgagcgcttcatttggggtttagctcctcaaatcataagtatggtgacctcttcaaaggacgaaggagactcacgtagagtcgtcCGGGAGTAATAAAAGAAAGTTCTCGAACTTTAAACAAGGCACAAGCAGTGATGGCAGGAAAGGAGAACCAAGCACACCGGTTCAAGCTACAACCGGTggcggaaagaaaggaaaagggtatatgggtacccatcccaagtgtaacacctgccagcgtcaccattctggccggtgtggtctaaaagtatgtgaagcttgtggaaagactggtcgctcgaaggattcttgttgggctatggctggccggggaggccaaggaggatttgggaatagaaacaataaccggggtggaaatggaaatcgcccacaatgaaacaatggaggaaatgggaatcgaggcaacaatgcaAATCAGGCTGGTAATGCGAaccgaaacaacaacaatcaagctggaaatggaggtggaaacgggcaaaggccaggttgcttt
It encodes:
- the LOC110908231 gene encoding uncharacterized protein LOC110908231, giving the protein MFAGSGGVTQSPASIIQNVNMENELGTMQKPPKLMSLDEYSGWSGRFKNWVQANHLECWIKIKRKYVPPVDGLNMLKTIASLTEAEQVEFKAEKKMVSILQQAIKEDILVLLQHDDSAQSIWQALEQKFKGSASMIKSKKALIKKEFNIFTGIKGESTKQLIERYCHLVVEMRRLNIEKTNEEWIDKLCDALPYEEWGTVRRFKPGLVQSTPFANTSSAAPNAYQSSQSTPFANYEPNVKVSEQNSPQSSTGSNQQTFVSGVQCNIAVNIQNGNEITENAAKQHIALLASVLEAYEVRRAQRFMEITGRSSLSGPDQKLGFDKSKVTCFKCKERGHFKRECPNREVQNHQNPFTNDYYRQAIYHRPNQQSAIQRPQIENKPEKALIVNQDDEKVASGFSWDKYVPGKDDRAMMAEVVEITETVAEPKVVDEVVTENVGEIVSESVVESNSEVVEEVVTKMVDSVTEIVIEKVMEVADQVVPEVVEKVSTDSSAKAGESVTEFLNFQSRQEEFVYTMKSILPPNVFDSFADYFEEPRTGTCLRFEAEKEAVEEVIDVSKEMTEETLKEIADKALMSKLKEVDSDVQESVDKVSGLGKETGVIEVNVVKSSESESDLVGMFVRMRL